DNA from Triticum aestivum cultivar Chinese Spring chromosome 7D, IWGSC CS RefSeq v2.1, whole genome shotgun sequence:
gatgcaaaaacaaatatgatgcatgaccggtttaatgagcatggcatggcaaagtgcaacaaacaacactacaaattaagtggagctcaatatgcaacgagttgcaaattgacgaaacaccacatcaattatttagttctctctcgtttatgtacccaacaatgttaaatgttgttaaccatggcaagaggtgaagcataaggaaactacctatttaagcaagttaaatgagtccggaaacaaacaacaacaattccggaaaatcctcatgtccatatattgggattggtactgttctgccataaacgcaattttaatatTGTTGAACAGCAAAAGGAAGTGCACCATGTAAATCtgtgcatttttctaccccatttacatatataatttattaaaatccgagttacggttatttagttatgaattaaatcattttagcaagttatttgagcaaatttaatcaaacagagttttaaacaattttaacatgggtgaaagtggcataatattaaactacacaaatttctgagcattttacatatataaattatttacaaaagatgcacggttaattaattattaatgcatgaacaaccgggggttttctgtaaaactgtaactCCTGGATAATGTCTAAAATCACAGATCTGTAAAAAAACAGATCGGGCCGAAATCTGCTGGGGAGCTGGGCTTggggtggctcaccatgggctaAGCCCAGTcggtgaggaggaggccgggcagggAGCGCTGGAACTTGGAGGCAGCAGGCCGGCTGGCTTGGGCCTTGGGAGGCTGGCCACGCTGGCACTGCGCTCGGTCAACGCGCGAGGCAGGGGAGGCGCATCTCCCTGTCGCCCGAAGCAGAGGACAAGCGGGCGCCATGGCTCCAGGAACATGGCGGGGCGGCAGAGGCGCGGGGGTGGTCGATGGCACCAGATCGTGGCGGAGATGAAGCGAGGCGGCGACGCGGACGAcgtactccggcgaggtggcggccggactgcagaggaagacgacggggaggcagCAGCCTCGGGCAGTGAGGAGGTCCGACGGGAGTCGCGGCTCCAGGCGGTGCTCGGGCGCCGCGGACGAGGCGAAGGAGGTCGGCGGCGGCTGTAGAGGCAGCACGGGGACTGGGCTCGGGGGCGCTCGGTTCCTACTGGCGCTCGGCGTCATGGTGCGCCGGGGCGGCGCTGCTGGTCCGGCGGCTGGACTCCGCGAGGTGAGGCGCACGGAAGGAGGAGAGGTGCGGCCAGCGGGCGGAGGAGAAccgagcgctcctgctcggggTCTCGGTAGACGGATTGTAGGCGCGCGGGGACGAGGCAGAGGAGGTTGGGTTCGTTGCAGGAACGAGAGGAGAGGTGCTTGGGGACGCGGGGCGAGCAGCGGCAACGGCGAGCGTCTGCTGCGGGGCTCCATGATGTTCCTGTTGCAGAGAGCGAGAGatgtgagagggagaagagagaaacAGGAAAGGAAGAAAAGGCAGAGGCGAGGTTCCTCCGGCGACGGGGAGCTGCTGCTCCGGCTGCTTGCAGGTGAGGAGGCCCGCAGGAGGTGCGAGGTAGGGGCTCCTGCTCATGGCCGGAAAACACGGGAGGAGGTCGGAGATGGATGGTGGTTGGCTCGGCGCTGAAACCaagggagagagtggcggcggcgtggggatttGGTGGAGATAGGACAGACTAGGGCTAGGGATGGACGGTTTAAATAGCAAGAGGGTTTTGGTTAGGGGTAATCGGACCCTTCGATTaaaatcggacgatcgagaaaataataggtagggagtccaaataagaaaacggagatgttttgtagatgtttggggatgatccgaatccaacagtgacaacaacccgggtcgggttcggggaggttccggacgcgcgagaggggtctatgcactgcgcaaggaggggttcggtggttgtgcagagagggtcaaacggtcagacaagagagaATCGAAAATCCGGTTAGGCTCAGAATGGTCAACGaacgcaaggggggacgcggcaactacgagcggatgcaagtttgaaaaacaatgacggcaacagagtgccgatgcaatgcgaatgatgcgatgaagaaagcaacaacaaaataaataacagagctgactcgccaaacaaggaaggcaattggagcgtcggtctcggggcgtcacataaacgacaacagaaatttggcttcccttacaattttgctcgttcattatcgcacacggttcatctccgtcgcttccggaaacagtgtgcgctgagcctattgtgtgttgcgttatgattggccggaaccccagccacgtggATCTCGCGTGTGCACCGTACGATGCAtcgcgatcgaacggcaatccaggTCCCTCAGATCACACCCGtgcagctgtagctggattggatttatatgcgctaaattcctagaaaatgcacataatcccctaaatatggtaaatgagcccggaaaaatgccaaatttgaacacggtgatttgcagggtgtatgttcgtcgtagaaaaaaactctagggcaaagaacgaagaaaatttggattccccttcaatcttggtgatttccctcttgaaagcatgaaacttctttggtgatggttcgatttatgaagggcgtacatgacgacataagccaaaccttctcaaatttttaccagggcatggtgaggtcataccatggcacaccatgccaggcgtcatgtttttcaagaatttatttcattttttatagttgaaaacccaataaacaaatgtttgcggttgactattgccacatatttcatcgaaatatctatctattccttgtaaaaagcatgagaatttactagatggcacgagcatggttttccaggccgttcttgtgcaccctttcatgcaccaattgtttgaacttgaattatgtacattaatgcctgggaaatgcacataatcccataaatatggtaaatgaacccggaaaagtgccaaatttgaacacggtgatttgcaggatgtatgtctgaaagaacatgcggtgcccccatgtttggttttggtaattgatgacaatctttatggactaatggttgccttgagttatatttgaagggtttgtccataggcttttcttggaatccatttgttggtttcaaggagagtttgtgatgaccaaggtgctataaaggaattatccaaagattggtcttgtgagtgttgagcttattgcaagcatgtcttgaagaagaagattgtgtgatcattcatgtttaccttcaagacatcatccaaatgaagagagatGGAAAGATTCAAgcttgatcaagactaagtcaaagagtgaatcaagttgatcaacacacaaagcgtagaagatgtaccgagagggatcacgtGATCGCATGGTAAGGTAAGCATTGTcctttatgctttgtgtactaacccatggtctacgtgagagttctatgtggggttaggtatgtttccatgggctagcgtcaagaggaagatattatACAACCCATGGAGAACGACATCAAGCGATGGTCGTCATCAagtttgcggtgtgcaagttcaagcggagcatcatgaagagatcaagtgcttgaagcttgccgtccattgtggtgtcaatggacttgtgaagatgtgctgaagagtggctcacccatagtggagtatgagggagcaatcatctagtctccatcgacccaacgcaatcaagaaaggtggtccatcttgaggaggagaagataatcatcatctagctcaagtggatcatgtgcaaggcaaaggtttgcccttgataggttttctattttaccggtctcatggtggtagttgggagaccgggttataggatcgtttgccgtactatcaaggggggctctcgatgagtagcttgatcgtatcattcgtagagagctcaaaccattgcatccttgcatcatctttcttggttcttgtttgcttctctttgtgagttttggagcttttggtcatcttgttgacaagctcgagttcatcaaaaacggagttcacttgcatcttctatgatgttttcgatgttggaggttatgtctgttcttctctgttggaggtttcactcctccatttgttaggcatacctcccctgttttgatgctactcgtcgtcttgtttccaacaagcttgagtttgctcaattcggagctcatttgtagaagttatggcagttctggtcttCCTTGGAGTGTACTTGTTTTCGTGGACTTGGCATAAGgttggcgccagcggtagtaccgctggaccgGAGCAGCAGTACCGCgtatcgccacaagcggtagtaccgccgtcccacagcggtagtactgcctatggccataagcggtagtacggctccggttccgcgctggtaccgcctcaacttgagtggttttctcgtgtcgggttcaacggcagtagtagtagcagtaggagcggtagtaccgctcgtgtgcggtagtaccgcagctaccaccgcccctagtaccactgggccaagcggcagtaccgctgcggccaacggtagtaccgctggctccagcggtagtgccgctcatacggctctgcctcgccctctgtttTGCTCTGCTCTCTATGTTCTACCGCCGCccgctcccctgagcggtagtaccgctcgtgcgcgaactgagcacataacggttggattcgggagctcctataaaagggggtcttcttccccattcaaccttatctcttgagctcgtgttcttctcccattgttgaccttcttcgagcttgctaactctcaatccctccatggattcttgctagtttttgagggaaaagagagaggagatctagatccacatttccaccaatcactttctcctctatgtgaggggaaccccttggatctagatcttggagttcttggtgttctccttcttgttcttcctctcattttcctacctagcattagttgcttcagtgggatttgagagagaaggacttgggcactccgtgtgcccttgccattgcatttgtgcatcggtttgagttctccacggtgatacgtggaagttacaagttgagaagcttattactcttgggtgcttggtacgcttgagcttgttcctcttgggtgcttgggcgccctagacggttggtggggttcggagctcaatcattgtggtgtaaagctccgggcaagcgtcggggtctccaattaggttgtggagatcgccccgagcaatttgacgggtaccggtgaccgtccccaagggttgccaaagtgtacgggttcggtgaccgcccccaagggttgccatttgtacgggttcggtgaccgccctcaagggtcccttagtggaatcacggcatcttgcattgtgcgagggcgtgaggagattacggtggccctagtggcttcttggggagcattgtgcctccacaccgctccaaacggagattaccatctgcaagggtgtgaacttcgggatacatcgtcgtctccgcgtgcctcggttatctcttacccgagccctttacttatgcactttactttgtgatagccatattgtttcttgtcatataccttgctatcacttagttgtctatcttgcttagcataagttgttggtgcacataggtgagcctagttgttgtaggttttgtgcatgacaaattaaccgctaggtttattccgcatttgtttctagcctaaaccgtaattattttaaagcgcctattcatccccctctaggcgacatcctcgatctttcaatgtccatcatagaagaaaacccgtggacaaaggacaaaggaaatttggatcccccttcaatcttggtgatttccctctcgaaaccatgaaacttcctcggtgatggttcgatttatgaaaggcgtgcatcacaacataaggaaaacattctccaatttttacctgggcacagtgaggccataccatggcaccacgccaggcgtcatgttttccaaccatgtatttcatttttgtatagttgttaacccagcaaacgacgcgtttatggttgactattgccacacattttgTTGAAATATCtaccattccttgtaaaaggcatgaaaatgtactaaataacacgagcatggttttccagaccgttcttgtgcaccttttcatgcaccaattgttcgaatttgaattatgtgcattaatgcctagaaaatgcacataatcccataaatatgttaaatgagcccggaaaaaggaaaatttgaacacgttgcatttgtgGCAGTATGTTGATCGtcggaaaaaaactgaatgacaaactaggacgaaaatttggattccccttgaagcttggtgatttccctctcgaaagcatggaacttcctcggtgatggttcgatttatgaagggcgtgcatgacgacataagccaaaccttctcaaatttttaccagggcatggtgaggtcataccatggcaccatgtcaggcatcatgtttttcaagcatttatttcatttttctatagttggaaacccaacaaacaaacatttgtggttgactattgccacacatttcatcgaaatatctgtccattccttgtaaaaggcatgagca
Protein-coding regions in this window:
- the LOC123166602 gene encoding vegetative cell wall protein gp1-like, which gives rise to MEPRSRRSPLPLLAPRPQAPLLSFLQRTQPPLPRPRAPTIRLPRPRAGALGSPPPAGRTSPPSVRLTSRSPAAGPAAPPRRTMTPSASRNRAPPSPVPVLPLQPPPTSFASSAAPEHRLEPRLPSDLLTARGCCLPVVFLCSPAATSPEYVVRVAASLHLRHDLVPSTTPAPLPPRHVPGAMAPACPLLRATGRCASPASRVDRAQCQRGQPPKAQASRPAASKFQRSLPGLLLTDWA